A segment of the Oncorhynchus tshawytscha isolate Ot180627B linkage group LG06, Otsh_v2.0, whole genome shotgun sequence genome:
AATTGATAACAACAGGAGAAGCGTGTAACTTCACCGTGTTTTATGAGCCTAGTCGGTCCGACATAACGGATTGTTATCAACATGGGGAGTACACTAACGTGTATATCTGCGATATAAGGGATTTGGAACCAGGAACATTACACCAATTTGAAGTTATATCGaagaatgatggagagaggggcaACGTATCAGTGCGTACAGGTAAGCGTTTCAAACCTAAATTCGTTTCTATTCTAATCTATTTTAACCTAATCAATAATATTATATTCCAAAAGTATTAGACTGTTATATTGACTTTAATCCATATCAAACGTGCTACCGATATCTGATGTAAAAATATTTTCCAGTATCAGACAATATATGTTTTTCtgtttattatatttatattttgaaCCATGACATTCGATTGATTATTTTTCGTAAAAAATATCATAACCCCTTCAGAAGATTAGGTGAATGACTCCTCTGATGGCAAAAACGTGTTATCATTGAATAGATCTAACACGTATGATGTCACATTGTGACAGAAAGAGTTCTATCATTTATTGAATATATCTTTGAATCTCTGAGGGCTCatgaaggctctctctctctctctgttggcgtTTTATTCCACAAAGGATAAAAGCACAAAAGTTGATACTTAATCTTGTTAAAAACATTTGGAATTTTGCATATGTATCATTTTACAATTTTGCAGTAATATTTGACCTATAGGGAAAGGGCTTCAAATAGTATATGTTTATTCGGGATATCATATCCTTTTTCATTATTCGATTTATGGTTACAGTATTGATTATTTTTTTGTGCACAGCATCGCACTGATTGTGAATAGATTCTGTGCACCACTTTGAAGAACATAGAGAATAGATAACTCTTGTGCCGACACCTCCTGAAGTCCAGTAGGTACACTTTATCCCACTGTACCTTAGTACAATCCTTTGCACATTGTCAAGGCCACAACCTTAGAATGTCCTGTCAAGAACCACTCTGGTCAGTGGTCTCAAAGCTCTAGACTAGAACTCAGTAAGTTCTGGAACACAGCTCCAATCATCTAAAGTTGTTGAGGCAGAGGTCAGTAACAACGCAGAGCATCGTGTTTGTTTCcagacatatctccctctccccagagCCACATCCCGTCAAGCATTGTTTCTTTGTACTAACGGATACAGGAGGCCTCCATGTTTTCTTTTCATGGCACAGATAGATTACACTGAGAGTACACTTCACATCTTTGCGTTGAAAGTGTGCCCAAGTTTTTTTCTTTGGTCCTTGTGAGTGGACCACAACGTTTCCATTTTTGACAGTAGCTTACAAAGGATGAAATCCTCAAGAATAACAGTTCAGGAATTGCCAAATCACTTGGACTTGACATTATCCAATATATTTTGAACACGGTAGAAATCACAGATACAATGTAGTTATTGTGTAATACAGTAGTGGTCTTGCCAGTTTGGTTTTAGGATTGGACGGACAATGTCCTTAGGGTTCTGCTGATTGGCCAATGTGATTCCTGGGGTTGCTATGAAGAGAGGAAGCCATTATGAAGAAAGGGTCAAAGTTCAGCATTGAGCTACGGGAGGCACTGGCCTCTCGCCccgtcctgctcctctctccctctttgtttttgttgtttcctGTAACGTCTCGCTCTCACTCTAAGACGCATGCAGGTTTCCCAGTGAATCCAACACGACATTCTTTAAAGAACCAAAACAATATTATCTCTCCCCTCCATCGCAGGCAGTCACCACTGGCCTTCAGCTGAAGTACAAAGGCAGGATGCAGAGACTCTTCATGCACTTTTCTCCTAGTTATGTAATATCATAGATGTTTAATTGAGGTGTAGATAATATTGCCAAGGTGCTTCCCCTTGGTTGCTGGTTTATGGGATATCTTTGTTTTCTATAGCAAAATTGCCAACACATTATCTCCAtctttctcgctctccttcctctgtcctctcttttctctcttttatttcactctctctctctcttagacccAGTGGGTCCATCCAGGTTGGATGTACTACCAGACCAGATCCAAGCAACCCAGTATAAGAGTCCTATTCAGGGTCAGGGTGGCTCCCATAGCCTGCACATATCCTGGCCTCGATCTCGTGGGCAGGTCGACTGGTATGAAGTCACACTACAGGACACCAAAACAGGGACGAGCCGCAGTACCCGCATCATGGGAACTGCCGCCACTCAGTCTCGCTTCACCGCCCTTACCCCTGGAACCCTCTATGCCCTAAGCCTGGTGGCAACGGCTGGGAATAAAACAGCCCTGCCAGTGCTGGCCACTGCAGCCACAGGTGAGGGGTCATCTTGAAGCTCTAGTATGGTTTGACTGGTCCTCTGATCACACATGATTTGCCTGGTCTTCCACAACTACTGTGCTGCACACCATCTATTTATGATACTGTAGATAGCATAGAAATCCCTGATCTACCTTGTCTTGTTAGACATCATTACTCACTGACACTGACTACTCTGTCTTGGTTACCCAGCTCCCTCAGCTGTCAGCGGCCTCCAGCTCTCACCCTCCTCCAGCAGCCTGAGTGTTTCCTGGCAGCCCGGTCCAGGCAGGAGAGAGAGTTTCAGGGTGCTACTGAGGGAGCAGCAGGGCGCCCTAGTCAGGAAC
Coding sequences within it:
- the LOC112252641 gene encoding receptor-type tyrosine-protein phosphatase beta-like; this encodes MFRCSTVILILCLRWSCVKVETTEAVKCSFNLTETSANTDSIALELITTGEACNFTVFYEPSRSDITDCYQHGEYTNVYICDIRDLEPGTLHQFEVISKNDGERGNVSVRTDPVGPSRLDVLPDQIQATQYKSPIQGQGGSHSLHISWPRSRGQVDWYEVTLQDTKTGTSRSTRIMGTAATQSRFTALTPGTLYALSLVATAGNKTALPVLATAATAPSAVSGLQLSPSSSSLSVSWQPGPGRRESFRVLLREQQGALVRNVTLKSSVTSHTLDDLLPGTLYTVTVVTEAEGLQNAISKQAVTVPVAVTELFLENHGSLDTLRASWVNARGGVDAYLVSLATLGSANQDRKLSPNATEVVFSGLTPGRPYQPLSLSSS